The Cellvibrio polysaccharolyticus genomic interval GGCGCGGCCAGCGTAAATACAAACCGGAAAGCGAAAGATAAACCAACGCAATGGTGCTAAAGCCAGTCAGGTGACGCCCCCAGTTGATACCTTCTCCAGAGGGAATCAGCAACCAGCGGTGCAAACTGCGCACATCACGGAAAAATTGTTCACCGCGAATTTTGCCCAGTAACTCTCCACTATAAGGGTTGAGGTACAGCGACTCACCGCGGCGGCTTTCCGGGGTTGAACGGGTGCGCACCACGACCGCACGCGACGGATCGGAAGAAAGTGTCAGCTGCTGCACACCGGCGTCCGGGCGGTGCTCGTTAAAGCGGCTGACAATCGCATCGGGCGTAAGCCGGTTGCCGTCCGCCGGTACTTCAACGTACACCACATCGCTGCTCATCCATTCCATGATTTGCCGTTCAAAGCTCATCATGCCGCCGGTCACACCAATAATGCCCAGCACAATGCCGGCGGTGATGCCCAAAAACCAATGCAACTGAAACGTCCAGTTCTTCACTACCACTACTCCACAACAAAATCTGCCCGCTCACAGCACAACCGCCTGCGTGAGCCGGGCATCAATAACAAAACCAATAAAGAAAACACCCGATGCTTCTATCGGGCGGGGTAAAAACAGGCAAGCAGCTGCAACAGCTACCGGGCAGATCGAGGAATCGATAACGGATATGATAAGTTAATGATAATTATTATTAAATATAAAATTAAGGAAAAATAGTGAATTGAGGCGACTCGCGCTTTCAGAAAGGCTCAGACAAGGCTGACAGAACATCGTAAAATCACTACGCCGGGCACCAACTGATGAGAAAACAACACTTGCGTGGCTGATGCTGTAACAAGGAAATATCGCCCGCAATATAAGTCACAAACACCGGCAAAGCTCACCGGCTCAATAACCAGCAACACGGCCCCGCCAGCATGAAAAAAACCCAACTCGAATCGCTTGCTTACCACGCCATGCGCGAAACCATGCACCGTTACTATCCGCTGAGCGACGATACCTGGCAGCGGCTAACCGCCCTTTGCCGCTTCCGTGAGTTGGAGAAAAATGCGGTGCTGTATAGCCTGGGCGATATCCCGGTGAGCTTTTCGTTTGTGCACCAGGGGCTGTTTCGCGTGTTCATCACCGATGCCAAAGGCAATGAATACAACAAGAATTTTTTCTCTGAAGGTATGTTTCCGGGTTCCATATCCGCGTTATTGCAGTCGCAACCTTCTGCGTTTTCCATCGTCGCGCTGGAGCCTTCGGTCATTATTGAAATTGACTTCAAAGGTTTTCGCCAATTACTGAATGACTGCGATGACCTCAAGTGGTATCAGATTCATTACCTGGAAAAAAACTGGCTCATTTTAAAAGAAGCCCGTGAAGTCGAAATCGTGCAGGAAGATGCCACCTCCCGCTACGCCCGCTTTTGCGAAAACCACCCTGATTGGCTGGCGCGTTTACCGCAGCACCACATTGCCTCCCACCTTGGCATTACCCCCACACAATTGAGCCGCATCCGCAAAAAAATAAGCGGGCATCAACCTATGTAAATGAATCGCACATCGCCCTCGCCTATTCTGGCTACTTCAACAGTAGCCAACAGGAAAAGCGTATGACGATGTTCTGGTTACTGGCCAGCATTGCCGGGGCAGCGATAGCCTTGCAGGCGGTTATGAATGCGCGGCTGGGTGTATTGCTGCACAACCCGTTACTCGCCACCACCATCGCCTTTGGCTGCGCCTGTCTGGTTACTTTAGTGGCGGTATTGCTGGTAAACCGGTCGGTGCCCGACGGCAACACCTTGCAAAAAATACCATTGTATTTATGGGGCGCCGGGCTGCTCAGCGCTTTTGGCGTAGGCACCTTTTATTACCTGATTCCGAAAATGGGCGCCGGGCCAATGATGTCCTGGGCGCTGGGCGGGCAAATATTATTGGCCATGCTGATCAGCCACATGGGCTGGTTTGATCTGCCCATCAAACCGATAACGCTGACCAAAGTCGCCGGTGTTATTTTTCTTATCCTCGGTATTTTATTGATCAACCGGAGTTAACGCATGAACGCAATATTACAGGCACGTAACCTGAATAATTTAACCAACCTGTGGAAAAAACTCGGCGCACAACCGCCCGCTTTTGTCAGTGACAGTACGGATATTTTTCAGTCCCCCAGCTGGCCCAACCGCTGTTGGCTGGATGCTTTTGCAAGCAGCGATCGCGTTTCACATTTTACCGGGCAGATTAAACATTTTCCCGTGCGCATTATGGTTCCGGTGTGGGGTATCAATACACAGCAGGATGAAGAACTTGAAGCAGAATTGCGTTTGCAAGGTTTTGCACCGACCTTACTGCAAACCGGTATGTATCTCGATCTTAACGAAAGTAGCAATACCAGCGAGAACGGCCTGACTATTTATAAAGTGACAACACCGACTCAGGTAACAGAATGGACACGCGTTGCCAGCGCAGCATTTGGATATGCCATTGATGAAACGGTGATTGCACGACTGCCGGGGCAAGCGGATATTGAACTGCTGTTGGTAAATGAAAAAAACCAACCGCAAGCCATAGCCACCGCACTGTTATTCGCCACCGGCGACACTATTGGCGTGCATATGGTCGGCGTAGCACCGCACGGGCGTGGCAAAGGTATTGCGATGCAACTAATGCAATTCATCATAGGCCAGGCAAAACAGCAGGGCTACGCGTATATGACACTGCAAGCATCCCCTGCTGGCGAGGGCATTTACCGGAAACTCGGTTTTCAGCAGCAATTTGTCATGCGCAGTTTTAAACGAACACCGGGCTGAACTTTCGGTAGCTATACCACAGGGTTATGGTCGGCGGGGTTACTCATGCGACGTGGCCTTTCGCGGCGTTTTCTTTTATTCTTCGCCACCGGTGGGCATAGCGCTCCCGGTATTAAGGACTGAAGGAAACCACTGTGAAAATATTTTTGAAACCGGCCAACATGGCCAATCCCTCTTTTTGCAGCCAGCCATGTCTGGTTTTATTATTAACCGGCGTACTGGCATTAACACTCACGGCCTGCGGCGGAAGCAGTAATAAAGGCAGCGGTGGCGCAGCCTCCAGTTCATCAAACTCTTCCAGCCCTCCCATTATTTCCAGCTCTTCGGTTTCGTCTTCATCATCCAGTGCCAGTTCCGTATCCAGTGCCGAATGGGTACAAGGTATTTATCGCGATTCCAGCGAGTACAAAGATTATTGCGAAACACCACGTGTCGGTTACAGCCAGTACACCGGCATCGCATTTCCGGATAAACAAGGCACACTCCTTGATGAAAAAAATTTCCTCCGCTCATGGAGCCATGAAACCTATCTCTGGTTTGGTGAATTACCGGACATTGACCCCACCTTCGGCAATTCTGCACAGGAATATTTTTCCTGGTTAGTTACCCATTCACTAACGGAATCCGGCAGTTTCAGGGATAACTTCCATTTTTCAGAACCGACCGAATATGCCGAGGCCTGGGACGCGGGTGTAACCTACTCTTACGGCATGAAGTTAAGATACTATTCCGTCATTCCTCCACGCGCCTATTATGTGGCTTACGTCGAACCCGGCTCCCCTGCTGCCAATGCAGGAATCATACGCGGTACAAAAATTCTCGAAATTAACGGTTACGATCTGGTTCATGAAGAGAGCATGGAAGGCATAATGGTACTGAGTGATGGATTGAATCCAATCAGAGCGAACGCAATAAATCATTTTACTTTATTAGAGCCAGAAGCAACTGCACCACGTAAAGTGACGTTACAGTCTGCTGATATCGCCATTTCTCCTGTGTTAACTACCAAAGTGCTGGAAAATGGCAATGATAGAGTTGGTTATATCGTTTTTAATAGCCACATTCAAAAAGCGCAGGATCAATGGGTAACTGCCATTCGGCAATTAAAACAAGCGGGCGTCAATGATGTCATTCTGGATTTACGTTACAACGGCGGTGGTTTGTTATCCATTGCCAGCCAGGTTAGCTACATGCTGGCAGGCAGCAATATCCAGTCGGAAGTATTTTACGAACAACTAGAGAACAGCAAAAAACCTGTGCTTGAGCCGTTCCCATTCCTGGATTTCGGCCTCTACGGTGAGAACCAATATCTGGATTTGCCCACACTGGATTTAAAGCGGGTATTCATTTTATCTTCGCGGGAAACCTGCTCCGCCAGCGAAGCCATTATCAACGGCTTGCGCGGTGCCGATATTCCTGTTTATTTAATCGGTGACACCACCTGCGGAAAACCCTATGGTTATTACCCGGAACCTAACTGCGGTACCACTTATTACACCATTCAATTGGCCGGTGTTAATGCTAAAGGTTTTGGAGAATACAGCGATGGCTTTTCTCCTGCCACCGCTTCGGATGGTAAAACACGAGTAGAGGGTTGCTTTGTGGACGACGACCTTAACCACGAGCTGGGAGATCCCAAGGAAGCCATTCTGGCAACCGCACTGGCCTTCCGCGCAACCGGCTCCTGCCCGACCGTCAGTTCAACCATGCTGATAAGAAAAGCAGCACCGGCGGATAAAGGAAGCTTGATGGTACCGGAAACTCAAAAGCTGTTGAAATTAAGATAATAACATTCAATAAAAAGCCCCGGTTTTTCCGGGGCTTTAGAGACTTAGGCTACCAGGTGCCGCCTACCCGTTTGTCATTAGGAAGCTTGTTCCAAAAACACATAAATACCTCCCTGTAGCTCTGTCGAGTCATCCATGACTCGACAGTTTTGGAACAAGCTTCCTAACGACAAACTCGCCTCATACCGATCTCGTGTTTATCGCTCTCTGAAAAAACATCAGCTATCTTCCAGTTTTTTACGATAATCCGGTAAAGCCGCTTTCAGTTCTTCCTTTACTTCCGGCCAACTCAAATTCAATGTTTTTAACGCGGCTAAAACTGCATCGGCAACCGCCAGCCGGGCGTAAGGTTTATTATCGGCAGGTATAACAAACCAGGGCGCATAATCAGTGGCAGTTTTCTGAATAGCCTGTTCATAAGCGTGCATATAATCATCCCAGTGCGTCCGCTCCTCGATATCGCTTTTATCAAACTTCCAGTTCTTCTTCGGGCTATCAATCCGCGACAGCAACCGCTTTTTTTGTTCTTCCGGGGAAATATTCAAAAAGAACTTCAAAATCTTCGTACCACTGCGGGCGAGATGCCTTTCGAATAACGAAATATCTTCCAAACGCTCATCCCATAAATTATCCGTAACCAAACCATCAGGAAGATGTTGCGGTTCCAGAAACTCAGGGTGAACCCGAACAATCAGCGTTTCCTCATACCACGAACGGTTAAACACACCAATCTTCCCTCGCGCCGGTGTGCACTTGGCCGCTCGCCATAAAAAGTTATGCTCCAGCTCCCGCGCCGAAGGCTGCTTGAAACTATGCACCTCGCACCCCTGCGGGTTAACACCAGACAGAACATTCTTGATCGTAGAATCCTTCCCCGCCGCATCCATCGCCTGAAAAATCAATAACACCGACCATTTATGGTCTGCATAAAGCACGTTCTGTAAATCAGAAATTTCCTTCACCCGCTGCTTCAGCAACTGCTCAACTTCCTCTTCCGGAGGCAAGTCATCAGGCAAGGTAAGCCAATCCTTCAACGAAAACTTCTTTCCATCTGTTACGGAAAAACGACAAGAAAAACCTTCATCGATCATTAATCAACTCCCATTCGTGTCTCGCAATTTTCAAATAAAAGTTCATAAAGCTCCAAGCGCGTCTAAATACCTTAGCAGCAAATTTCATAAAGAGTGCGAAAACAAAGCCGCTAAAAGTAAGTAAGCCCTCACACCTAATGAGGATCTGTTTGATACAGAGAGTGAAACTGATTTTTTCGATCGGATGCGAGTTTATTAATTATCGGAATTTTTTGTGAGTAGATGTGGCACCAAAAATCGCTTGCAATTATATGCACCACGATTATTATCAATGATTCACACTGGACGGTTTGCAACATATAAACCATCAAAAGGACAATAAAAGATTTACTCTTTATGTTTTGGCCATCAGCAATTGAATCAACAAGACACAGATTCTATCGAAAAATTTTTGCGAACCAGACCGACCAAATCGGCATAAAACTCTAAGGGAGACTAGGTAAAATTTTTGGATTACTCAAAAATAAAAGATTACATATACGAAAATGTTGGGACACTATTTTGGTCTTCCTACCTATTAATTGGTGGAGGAATGTTTGTTTCTTACTATGCATATATCGGATACATGCCCGATTTCGACCTAAAATCATCAATTACAGTTTTATCTGCTGCAGCAATTACCACTATTATCACTGTTTTCTTGCTATTGCTCATTCTCGTCATTCCTGGCGCCTATTGGAGTAATGCCTGGGCAAACAGCTCCAAACTTAAACACCTATGGGAAAATGAAAATGGCGATAAAAAACACCTAGGCGTAGCCAAGTGGTTTCTGGCACCTATGGTATATTTTTATTTTCTATTGTTTTTTACATCCATTAACTGGCCAGCAACTCTAGCGTGTACAGCATTAGGTGTTGCACTTCTTTGGTTATTAATTAGAAAGGAAAGACAACTGACAAAAAAGGAGCTATCTGAAGAGATCGGCTCTTTTCTCGCAACCTCATTATTCACTAGTTGTTTGATGCTGCTACCAACTTTTCTTATCATTAAGATTACGTCATCTGCTCATAACACACCAAAGGGATCGCCATTAATTATTGGCATTACTGTAGCTGTCATTGTTTTTGTAAACTTCCTTGTAGCAGTAAAGCCTGGCAATATAAAGGCAATAAAATATTACCTAGCTTTAGGGCTTGGAGTTTTGATTTTCATCTTGTCATCTTTCGAAGTTATACATCGCATACCGACCGGAGTTATGGAAGCATATAAATTCGGTAACTTTAAAGCAGAATCAATCGTGCTAAAAGAATCTGCATGCAAAACCATAAAGCTATTAGGAATCACTCCATCAGAGAACGAAACAAATCAATGTGTTTTAAAAGACTCTGTAATACTATCGAGGCTTGGAAACGAGCTTTACATCCGAAATGGTGGCATTGAATTTACAATACAAACCAATCAAGTGAATTCATGGTCAATAATAAATAACAAATAAAATTGAGATCAAGACGGGGGTGCACAGCACCGCTTACTGACAGATAAAGAGTATATGACGGCCAAAACTCATCTATACAACAGTTCATGCGCCATTTGGTGAATTGTTATTCAGAGCAGGATAGCAATCTCTCATCGTCATTGTATTAATTCATCGAAATTATAAATTTATAACAAAGCTTTATAACTACCTCGATAGAAAGGAACGCAAGGATGTCTGATCTAGCGAATGAAGCGGTTGGAGTCAGTGACTTCGAAAAGTGGCTGAATGACCGTAATGGCTGGCTTCAGACAGCCGCCAAACAGCTCATCGATAACAAACGCTTGCCGAATGAGGGTGAGCTTGCAGAGCTGGTTCGACTCTGCAAGCTGGAGGCGGCCAAGCAGGGTGACCCTGGGTTCCTGAAGGTGGCTCCTGGTGCATTTTCGGCTGGGGCGGTGCAACGGGTTGTGCGGGTCGAAGAGGTAACCCAAGTCTTCGGGGTTAACGCGATAAAACTTGGGGCATCTCTACCATTCGGAACGGGCAGTTTGACTGTCATCTACGGGCAAAATGGTTCGGGGAAAAGTGGTTTTGCTCGTCTGCTCAAACAGCTTTGTGGATCTCGTTCACGGGACGAAATCCGCCCGAACGTATTCAGCGATGAAGAGCATGCTTGCAGTGCTCAATGCCGAATCACGATTGATGGCAATTCCCGAGATATCAATTGGCATCCTGGCGCCGAGCCCCATGCGATGCTCAAGTACGCCCAAGTATTTGATTCGAAAGCCGCAACTCAGTACATGGGGCGCACTGAGTCAAGCTATGAGCCGAGCAGCATGCGGTTCATCTCCATGCTCATTCAGATTTCGGGCATGGTTTCTGATGAGCTGGGGCGGGAGAAGGGAAAGCTCGTTAGTGCCCTTCCACAGTTCCCAGGTGATCTCTCAGATACCGCTGAGAAGGCCTGGTTCTCCTCTCTCAAAGCCTCCGCTTCTGCTGAGAAGGTCGAGGCGTACTGCCGGTATGGAAAAGATTTGGACGACGAGCGGGTCAAGGCTGAGGCTCTGCTCGCGGAAAAAGACATCGCGGGTCGCTTGGTTACTATTGGCAAGGAAAGTGTTGCCACCGAAAGTATCAAGCAGGCAATGAAACTGTTGAAAGAAGGCCTCACCGACGAGAAGGCTGATGAGCTGTCGAAGGCAAAAGTATCGGCGGTTGCGGCGAGAAAGACGGCCAACGAAGTTGCGCAGCAGGCATTCGCGAATGCTCCTCTCCAAGGCGTTGGTGAGGCGGCCTGGAAACTTATGTGGGAGCAGGCGCGCGCCTATTCCGTTGCTCATGCATACCATGGTCACGAATTTCCCGTTACTTCAGACGGTGCGCACTGCGTGCTCTGTCAGCAAGAGCTTACGGCTGAGGGCGCCACTCGGCTCAAAAGCTTCGAGGCTTTCGTCACCGCGGGTCTCGAGACTGCGGCGAAAACTGCGGAGGCCGCCAGTGCGGCACTGATCGCGAAGGTAATTCAGGTGCCTTCGATTGAAGACTGGATTGCGCGCCTGGCTCAGTTGCAGTTCGACGAAGCCACGGCCCGTGCCTGGTATGAGTCGTTGAAGTCTAGGCGAGCACAGTTTGTGGAATGTGCTGCCGTGGGAGATATCTCTGTGTTCGGTTGGGCTCCTATCGATCAGGCACTGGAAAAACGAGCTGCCGACTTGCTTGCTGAGAAGACCAGCCTCGCCCAGCTGCAGCAGGATGGGCAGCGGCAGCAGGTCGAGAAGCGAGTGAAGCAACTCAAGGCGCTTCAGTGGCTGTCCCAGAACAAGCCAGCGATTCTCGCAGAGCGTGAGCGGCTAGTAGCTGTCGATCTGCTGGATAAAGCTACTAAGTTAACGGCCACCAATTCGTTGACAACCAAGCGCACCGAGCTTGGGCGTACCGAGCTTGATGCTGGATATCAGGCCCGCTTTGATGCGGAGTTGAAGTCCCTTGGTGGACGGCGGTTGCCAGTTGTGCCGCAGAGCAGGGCTCAAGGAAAAGGAGTTATCACATTTGGGCTCGCCCTTGTCGGTGCTCGGGCTGGATTCACTCCCGATGTCGTACTCAGTGAAGGCGAAACCCGCATTGTTGCGCTGGCGGCATTCCTGGCTGACACAACTGGTTCGAACCAGCTTGCCCCGTTCATCTTTGACGACCCGATTTCGTCTTTAGATCAGGATTTCGAGGAGAGGGTTGTTACCCGGCTTGTCGAGTTGGCGAAGACCCGGCAGGTCATCATCTTCACTCACCGCCTCTCGTTGATTGCACTCGTTGAGGCTGTAATCAAAAAACACGGTGAGAATCCGGCTAACGAGAAAATTACCCACACCGTGCAGTCGCTTCGACGGCTGGATAAGGTTTCGGGAATTCTGGCGCAACACAGTCTGCGGGACGCCAAGCCCGACAAGGCACTTAATGCGGTTAGAGATCACGTCATCCCGAGGCTCAAAAAGCATCAGGCCGATGCCGACGCAGACGGTTATGACCTCACCGTAAAGAGTGCATGTAGTGATTTTCGAATCATCCTGGAGCGAACAGTGGAGTTCATTCTTCTGAACGACGTAGTTGTGCGCTTCAGGCGTGACGTTATGACCAAAGGGAAGCTGAGAGGTATCGCCAAAGTTGTGACAGAGGACTGCGATCTCCTGGATGGGTTGATGACAAAGTACTCGGTTTACGAACATTCGCAAGCGGATGAATTACCCCAAGTTCCGCTGGAGATTGAGGAGTTCGAGCAAGATGTACTGGAACTCATTAAATGGATGGAAAACTTCAAGCATCGAGTAATCTAACTTCAAGCATCGAGTAATCTAAAAAGAAAATGGCAATCGAGCCTCTCGAACAAAGCAGCATTCAGATCAGAATGCTACTTTGTTCGAAATCAGAATTTTCCAATAATCAGATTGAATGGTGAATTCATTTTATACAAGTTACAGCTACAATTTTTAAGTAGGATTTTCCAATTTTACTTTCATCTCTTTTAAGACTTATCCAATAACAGCCTCAAAGCTTAAACCGCCCCACCTCATGCTGCAGTGACTCAGCAAGCCTCGCCAATTCCTGAGACTGCGCTTTGGAAGCCAGTGCTTCTGTGGATAGGTTTTCTGAAACAGCGCGGATAGATTCGGTGTTGCTGTTGATTTCGCTGGTGACCGAGGTTTGTTCTTCGGCGGCGGTGGCGATTTGGATGGCCATGCCGGAAATTTCGTTGATGGCCAGGCTGATTTTTACCAGGCTTTCGCTGGCGGAGTTAGCGTCGGTTACGCTGGTTTCGGCCATATCGTGACTTTGCGTCATGGACTTTACGGCTTTGCCAGCGGTTTGTTGCAGGGTTTCGATCATCTTTTGAATTTCCTGCGTCGATGAATGGGTGCGTTGCGACAGTACACGCACTTCATCGGCAACTACCGCAAAGCCACGCCCCTGATCACCCGCACGCGCCGCTTCAATGGCCGCGTTCAATGCCAGCAAATTGGTTTGCTCGGCAATGCCGCTGATGGTGGACAAAATGCTGTTGATTTCCTGAGAGTGGGCATTCAACTCGCCAATAATAGCACTGGCGGTATCCACTTCATTCGCCAGATTGCGAATGGAGTTCTGGCTTTTGAGTACTTGCTGTTTACCGTGATCGGACAGGCTTACCGCATCCTGTGCGGTTTGC includes:
- a CDS encoding Crp/Fnr family transcriptional regulator, which codes for MKKTQLESLAYHAMRETMHRYYPLSDDTWQRLTALCRFRELEKNAVLYSLGDIPVSFSFVHQGLFRVFITDAKGNEYNKNFFSEGMFPGSISALLQSQPSAFSIVALEPSVIIEIDFKGFRQLLNDCDDLKWYQIHYLEKNWLILKEAREVEIVQEDATSRYARFCENHPDWLARLPQHHIASHLGITPTQLSRIRKKISGHQPM
- a CDS encoding DMT family transporter — its product is MTMFWLLASIAGAAIALQAVMNARLGVLLHNPLLATTIAFGCACLVTLVAVLLVNRSVPDGNTLQKIPLYLWGAGLLSAFGVGTFYYLIPKMGAGPMMSWALGGQILLAMLISHMGWFDLPIKPITLTKVAGVIFLILGILLINRS
- a CDS encoding GNAT family N-acetyltransferase, encoding MNAILQARNLNNLTNLWKKLGAQPPAFVSDSTDIFQSPSWPNRCWLDAFASSDRVSHFTGQIKHFPVRIMVPVWGINTQQDEELEAELRLQGFAPTLLQTGMYLDLNESSNTSENGLTIYKVTTPTQVTEWTRVASAAFGYAIDETVIARLPGQADIELLLVNEKNQPQAIATALLFATGDTIGVHMVGVAPHGRGKGIAMQLMQFIIGQAKQQGYAYMTLQASPAGEGIYRKLGFQQQFVMRSFKRTPG
- a CDS encoding S41 family peptidase, yielding MKIFLKPANMANPSFCSQPCLVLLLTGVLALTLTACGGSSNKGSGGAASSSSNSSSPPIISSSSVSSSSSSASSVSSAEWVQGIYRDSSEYKDYCETPRVGYSQYTGIAFPDKQGTLLDEKNFLRSWSHETYLWFGELPDIDPTFGNSAQEYFSWLVTHSLTESGSFRDNFHFSEPTEYAEAWDAGVTYSYGMKLRYYSVIPPRAYYVAYVEPGSPAANAGIIRGTKILEINGYDLVHEESMEGIMVLSDGLNPIRANAINHFTLLEPEATAPRKVTLQSADIAISPVLTTKVLENGNDRVGYIVFNSHIQKAQDQWVTAIRQLKQAGVNDVILDLRYNGGGLLSIASQVSYMLAGSNIQSEVFYEQLENSKKPVLEPFPFLDFGLYGENQYLDLPTLDLKRVFILSSRETCSASEAIINGLRGADIPVYLIGDTTCGKPYGYYPEPNCGTTYYTIQLAGVNAKGFGEYSDGFSPATASDGKTRVEGCFVDDDLNHELGDPKEAILATALAFRATGSCPTVSSTMLIRKAAPADKGSLMVPETQKLLKLR
- a CDS encoding PPK2 family polyphosphate kinase is translated as MIDEGFSCRFSVTDGKKFSLKDWLTLPDDLPPEEEVEQLLKQRVKEISDLQNVLYADHKWSVLLIFQAMDAAGKDSTIKNVLSGVNPQGCEVHSFKQPSARELEHNFLWRAAKCTPARGKIGVFNRSWYEETLIVRVHPEFLEPQHLPDGLVTDNLWDERLEDISLFERHLARSGTKILKFFLNISPEEQKKRLLSRIDSPKKNWKFDKSDIEERTHWDDYMHAYEQAIQKTATDYAPWFVIPADNKPYARLAVADAVLAALKTLNLSWPEVKEELKAALPDYRKKLEDS
- a CDS encoding AAA family ATPase; the encoded protein is MSDLANEAVGVSDFEKWLNDRNGWLQTAAKQLIDNKRLPNEGELAELVRLCKLEAAKQGDPGFLKVAPGAFSAGAVQRVVRVEEVTQVFGVNAIKLGASLPFGTGSLTVIYGQNGSGKSGFARLLKQLCGSRSRDEIRPNVFSDEEHACSAQCRITIDGNSRDINWHPGAEPHAMLKYAQVFDSKAATQYMGRTESSYEPSSMRFISMLIQISGMVSDELGREKGKLVSALPQFPGDLSDTAEKAWFSSLKASASAEKVEAYCRYGKDLDDERVKAEALLAEKDIAGRLVTIGKESVATESIKQAMKLLKEGLTDEKADELSKAKVSAVAARKTANEVAQQAFANAPLQGVGEAAWKLMWEQARAYSVAHAYHGHEFPVTSDGAHCVLCQQELTAEGATRLKSFEAFVTAGLETAAKTAEAASAALIAKVIQVPSIEDWIARLAQLQFDEATARAWYESLKSRRAQFVECAAVGDISVFGWAPIDQALEKRAADLLAEKTSLAQLQQDGQRQQVEKRVKQLKALQWLSQNKPAILAERERLVAVDLLDKATKLTATNSLTTKRTELGRTELDAGYQARFDAELKSLGGRRLPVVPQSRAQGKGVITFGLALVGARAGFTPDVVLSEGETRIVALAAFLADTTGSNQLAPFIFDDPISSLDQDFEERVVTRLVELAKTRQVIIFTHRLSLIALVEAVIKKHGENPANEKITHTVQSLRRLDKVSGILAQHSLRDAKPDKALNAVRDHVIPRLKKHQADADADGYDLTVKSACSDFRIILERTVEFILLNDVVVRFRRDVMTKGKLRGIAKVVTEDCDLLDGLMTKYSVYEHSQADELPQVPLEIEEFEQDVLELIKWMENFKHRVI